In Gemmatimonadota bacterium, the following are encoded in one genomic region:
- a CDS encoding XRE family transcriptional regulator — MDLGELGQRLRYAREFRGLSQQATADAIGVTRTAITQMESGNRSVSTMELARLAECFRRPIGFFFQEAAEEKDIFVALYRVAPELNVDPTVREQVWGCLSLFQEGVALKEVLGLDSRTGLPTYDFRTPRTKGEAITQGNKAAVEERRRLGLSESPVRGISELIVSQGVWASDAELPNGVSGLFLNHISFGLAIVVNANHSRGRKKFSYAHEYAHALMDRNGQLSVSSSDNSSELVEVRANAFAASFLIPADGVYEIFQNLELKTPYHRIQTVYDAASGGSSEGVIRKESSSKTISYKDVAQVAHRFGVSYQAALYRLKSLKLLTDKETDSLKSLEGFGKQLLNELNDADSVERKDNIQRSGRELRFEVANLAIEAYRQEEISQGRLLELSKVLKIDGPRFLDLAAKARGD, encoded by the coding sequence ATGGATCTCGGAGAGCTCGGACAAAGACTGCGTTATGCGCGGGAGTTCAGGGGGCTCAGTCAACAGGCGACGGCGGATGCCATTGGGGTGACAAGAACAGCAATAACTCAGATGGAATCCGGTAACCGGTCAGTTTCGACAATGGAACTGGCAAGACTTGCTGAATGCTTTCGACGACCGATAGGCTTCTTCTTTCAGGAGGCTGCCGAGGAAAAGGATATCTTCGTTGCCTTGTATCGTGTCGCGCCGGAATTAAATGTGGATCCTACTGTGCGTGAGCAGGTCTGGGGGTGCCTTAGTCTTTTTCAAGAAGGTGTTGCCCTGAAGGAGGTCCTTGGACTGGATTCTCGTACCGGTTTACCCACGTATGATTTCAGAACTCCCAGGACGAAGGGAGAAGCCATTACTCAAGGCAACAAAGCGGCAGTCGAAGAACGCCGTCGCCTGGGTCTGAGCGAATCTCCGGTTCGCGGAATCTCGGAACTCATCGTATCTCAAGGCGTTTGGGCATCAGATGCAGAACTGCCTAATGGTGTTTCTGGTCTTTTTCTGAATCATATCTCATTCGGTCTGGCCATTGTAGTCAATGCTAACCATTCTCGAGGACGCAAGAAGTTCTCGTATGCTCATGAATACGCGCATGCCTTAATGGATAGAAATGGACAGTTGTCTGTTTCGAGTAGTGATAATTCATCAGAACTCGTTGAAGTACGAGCCAATGCTTTTGCAGCGTCTTTCTTGATACCTGCCGATGGCGTTTATGAGATTTTTCAGAATCTGGAACTTAAAACCCCGTACCACAGGATTCAGACTGTCTATGATGCTGCCAGCGGTGGTTCTTCTGAAGGAGTAATACGTAAAGAGTCAAGTTCCAAAACAATCTCATACAAGGATGTGGCACAAGTTGCACATCGTTTCGGGGTTAGCTATCAAGCGGCTCTATATAGACTTAAAAGCCTTAAGTTGTTAACTGATAAGGAGACGGACAGCCTAAAGTCACTTGAGGGATTCGGTAAACAGCTACTCAATGAGCTGAATGACGCAGATAGTGTCGAACGAAAAGACAATATACAACGGTCAGGGCGTGAATTGCGTTTCGAGGTTGCAAATCTGGCCATTGAAGCCTATCGACAGGAGGAGATTTCGCAGGGACGACTTCTCGAACTTAGTAAAGTACTTAAAATCGATGGTCCACGATTCCTGGACCTTGCTGCTAAAGCTCGAGGGGATTAA
- a CDS encoding mannonate dehydratase produces MHVGTQQFSTADEDLEYLARHGVFNKSELNITFHREYGWDVEELAAKKEKCARFGIEMEMVALPIADLNVDGGQVPNYMLGKYEEGDKEIELVCNMVRQASEAGIPAIKYYLCEMENQRTESDPPGRGGSIYSTWDLEKAKDRPARYDEPVTAEMNWARITYFLERVIPVATECKVRMACHPCDPWLPPGYRCVDRVLGGFDGFKQFIEICPSPYHGVNLCLGCMAESSLDPLNEVPDIIRYLGSRKKIFLCHFRNIVGGRNKFQEVWPDEGVMNMHRNMQALKEVGYPHMCVPDHAPGHKDPDSYRQAFAYEFGYIRAMIQAVMDEG; encoded by the coding sequence ATGCACGTCGGTACCCAGCAGTTCAGCACGGCAGACGAAGACCTGGAATACCTGGCCCGTCACGGCGTCTTCAACAAGAGCGAACTCAACATCACCTTCCACCGGGAGTACGGCTGGGACGTGGAGGAACTGGCGGCCAAGAAGGAAAAGTGCGCCCGTTTCGGGATCGAAATGGAAATGGTGGCCCTGCCCATCGCCGACCTGAACGTGGACGGCGGCCAGGTGCCCAACTACATGCTGGGCAAGTACGAAGAAGGCGACAAGGAAATCGAGCTGGTCTGCAACATGGTGCGCCAGGCCTCGGAAGCGGGCATCCCCGCGATCAAGTACTACCTGTGCGAGATGGAGAACCAGCGCACCGAGAGCGATCCGCCCGGACGCGGCGGTTCGATCTACAGCACCTGGGACCTGGAGAAGGCGAAGGACCGGCCGGCCAGGTACGACGAGCCCGTGACGGCCGAGATGAACTGGGCCCGCATCACCTACTTCCTGGAACGGGTGATCCCCGTGGCAACGGAATGCAAGGTCCGCATGGCATGCCATCCCTGCGACCCGTGGCTCCCGCCCGGATATCGCTGCGTCGACCGCGTGCTCGGTGGCTTCGATGGTTTCAAGCAATTCATCGAGATCTGTCCCAGCCCCTATCACGGCGTCAACCTCTGCCTGGGTTGCATGGCGGAGAGTTCGCTGGATCCCCTCAACGAAGTGCCGGACATCATCCGCTACCTCGGCTCGCGCAAGAAGATCTTCCTCTGCCACTTCCGCAACATCGTGGGCGGGCGCAACAAGTTCCAGGAGGTCTGGCCCGACGAGGGCGTGATGAACATGCACCGCAACATGCAGGCGCTCAAAGAGGTTGGCTACCCGCACATGTGCGTGCCCGACCACGCGCCGGGTCACAAGGATCCGGACAGCTACCGGCAGGCCTTCGCCTACGAGTTCGGCTACATCCGGGCCATGATCCAGGCCGTGATGGACGAGGGGTAG